The Sulfurihydrogenibium subterraneum DSM 15120 DNA segment ACGTTCATTTACTCCTCTCCTTTTAATTCTTTTTCCAGAGCTTCATCAAGATTAAGTATTATACCGTCAATTATTTCTATGTCGTAATTCCAGTCTACGATTTTCCACTCTTTATCGTCTTGTGCTACCATAATTTTCTTTGCTTGAGTGTATATCCATATAACTTTTTTAACACCACTTTTTAAAAGTCTTTTTGTTTTTAGGAAAAAGTATTCATCTCCTATCTCTGATAAATCAGCTTTTGTATCTACTTCAATAACAACTTCAGGTGGGACTTTTAAGTATGTACCTTGTGGTTTTTTTAATTTTTCTCTGCTTACTATTGCAATGTCAAGGTTTAGCCAATTTCCTTCTCTGGTTTTCGTGTAAAAGTATCCTACTTCATTAAAAAGAATTTTATATTTTTTGTTATCTAAAGCTTTGTAAAGGTGTTCTACAATTAAAGAAACTATCCATGATTGTAAATCACTACTTCCCATTATAGCCTCCTTTGGCAGCTGTCCAGAGAGAACCTTTTCGTAGTTTTTGTAGTAAATTTTTTTATTGTCTAAAAT contains these protein-coding regions:
- a CDS encoding Uma2 family endonuclease, whose translation is MATASVKKKKSKVKIPDYLVYEILDNKKIYYKNYEKVLSGQLPKEAIMGSSDLQSWIVSLIVEHLYKALDNKKYKILFNEVGYFYTKTREGNWLNLDIAIVSREKLKKPQGTYLKVPPEVVIEVDTKADLSEIGDEYFFLKTKRLLKSGVKKVIWIYTQAKKIMVAQDDKEWKIVDWNYDIEIIDGIILNLDEALEKELKGEE